The genomic interval CGCCATGTCTGCCGTGTCCACGGTCGCAGATGTGGCTGCACTGATAGGTGCCATTGAGGAGGGGCTCGTGGTGGGCATCATGGCGACCCATTCGAGCGAGGCAATCGTGCTCTATGACCTCTCTGAGAGTGCCATCCTTCGGGCGCTGGAGGAATGCACCGAGAGGGTGGATAGGGATGTGCTCAGAAGTGCCATAAACTTTGCAATAACTCTTGGATACGAGGGCAGGGAGGGAAAACGGGTGGGCACCATGCTGGTGATAGGCGATTCAGAGGAGGTGCTCAGGCGCTCCCATCAGCTCATTCTCAACCCCTTTGAGGGGCATCCAGAGCAGGAGAGAACAATCACCAACCCCAAGAACTGGGAGACCCTCAAAGAGTTTGCGCAGCTGGACGGAGCCTTCATCCTGGATGAGCGCGGCGTGGCGCTTGCGGCTGGCAGATATCTGGATGTGGATGCGAGAAGTGTGACCGTGGCCAAGGGATTTGGCGGAAGGCACGTCTCGGCAGCGGCCATCACGCGAGACACCAACGCCATTGCAGTGGTGCTCTCTGAGAGTGCTGGCAGGGTGAGGGTGTTCAAGGATGGGCACATGATAATCGAGATTCCGCCAAAGAAAATAGAAAAATGTGGGCAGGTGAGGGTATGAGAAGGAGCATGCTGGAAAGGATAGTGCTGCTGATAGCCGCCATCATCATAGCATTGGTAGCCCTCAAGATTCTCACCAGTGTGTTCTGGGTGTTGGCGTTCTTGGTGCTCGCGTATGTGGCCTACAGGGTGCTCGAGGGCTGGGCATACAGGCGGCATTGAGGTGGCGTCATGCTTGACCTCGTGTTCAGGCTGATTCGCATCGTCTACGTGGTGATAAGATACAACCTCATTCTGGTGGTGCCCCGGCTGGTGGCGAGCAGGAATGGGATGCAGTGTAATCCACCCCAGAGCGTGCTGAGGGATGTGAGAACGCTGAGCACCGCCCTGTGCGAGCTGGGTGCCACCTTCATCAAGGCTGGCCAGCTGCTAAGCTACAGGTCGGACATAATCTCTCCTCAGCTTGCCATGGAGCTGTCCAAGCTGAAGGACAACGTGAAGCCCCATCCCTTTGAGAAGGTTACGAGGCAGGAGAACTTCAGATGCACGTGCCCGGTGGGCAAGATGAGCCCCACATGCTACAGGTGCAACTCCATTGAGAGCATGTTCGAGGAATTTGAGAGAACACCAATCGCCAGCGCCTCCGTGGCTCAGGTGTATCGGGCAAAGCTACAGGGCAGAGAGGTGGCTGTAAAGCTGCTAAGGCCCAATGTGAAAAAGCAAATCGAGACCGACCTTGCCCTGCTCTCGTGGGTGCTGCCCGTGGTGGCAAGGCTCACGGGCATCTCCAAGTCCCTCGATGTTGAGGGATTCCTGTCGGAGCTTTCCAGCGTGCTCGTTCGGGAGACCGACATGCTCGCCGAGGCTTTTAACATGGAGCGGTTTGGCATGAGCATGGGGGGATGGGATGCGGTAAGGATTCCGAGGGTGTGCTGGGAGTACACCACGGAGGAGGTGCTGGTCATGGAGTACATTCCATGGCTGAAGCTGAGCGATGCTCAGACAATGAGCGCCGAACACAGGCAGATGTATGCGAGCCTGATTGCCGAGATATTTTTGAAGATGGTCTTCGTGGATGGGCTGTTCCATGGAGACCCGCATGGTGGAAACTTTCTCCTCTGTCCGGGTGAGAAAAGGGTGGCACTACTGGATTTTGGAGCCACGGGCGTGCTTAGCCCTGAGCTCAAGAGCCTTACATTTAGGCTTTTCTATGCCGTGTATCTGAAGGACACGGAAGAAGCGCTCAGAATCCTGCTGAAAATTGCCCGTGCCCACCCGTCTGAGGTGGACGTCCATGCACTGTATGCCGAGCTGGACGAGCTCGTTGCCAAGTTTCACATGAATGTGCACGAGTCCAGCCAGGCCGAAAACTTCGCAAGGATTGCGCTGAAATATGGACTCAGCTTTCCACCCCAGCTAACGCTGCTGGAGCGGGCAATTCTCCTCGTTCAGGGGGTGTGTAAGGAA from Methermicoccus shengliensis DSM 18856 carries:
- a CDS encoding DNA integrity scanning protein DisA nucleotide-binding domain protein, which codes for MDRKEAVYRAAVELAESVSACAILLLTEVPVDTAPTSVPVLICSEGGGLSPEHQLSRRPSIDRCGNSLMDVARDDVLAMGRSAMSAVSTVADVAALIGAIEEGLVVGIMATHSSEAIVLYDLSESAILRALEECTERVDRDVLRSAINFAITLGYEGREGKRVGTMLVIGDSEEVLRRSHQLILNPFEGHPEQERTITNPKNWETLKEFAQLDGAFILDERGVALAAGRYLDVDARSVTVAKGFGGRHVSAAAITRDTNAIAVVLSESAGRVRVFKDGHMIIEIPPKKIEKCGQVRV
- a CDS encoding ABC1 kinase family protein, which translates into the protein MLDLVFRLIRIVYVVIRYNLILVVPRLVASRNGMQCNPPQSVLRDVRTLSTALCELGATFIKAGQLLSYRSDIISPQLAMELSKLKDNVKPHPFEKVTRQENFRCTCPVGKMSPTCYRCNSIESMFEEFERTPIASASVAQVYRAKLQGREVAVKLLRPNVKKQIETDLALLSWVLPVVARLTGISKSLDVEGFLSELSSVLVRETDMLAEAFNMERFGMSMGGWDAVRIPRVCWEYTTEEVLVMEYIPWLKLSDAQTMSAEHRQMYASLIAEIFLKMVFVDGLFHGDPHGGNFLLCPGEKRVALLDFGATGVLSPELKSLTFRLFYAVYLKDTEEALRILLKIARAHPSEVDVHALYAELDELVAKFHMNVHESSQAENFARIALKYGLSFPPQLTLLERAILLVQGVCKELDPDFDLKRSITTFVEDFPEVVDTHGPTGRLKKSMKEYYELVAELPPLMRRALERTISHAPAQSRAKGHNPSFSLVIPPTLALLSAWLIYAAPTEIALWTGVLGFVLSIALGYVAMR